One segment of Pseudomonadota bacterium DNA contains the following:
- a CDS encoding peptide deformylase, whose protein sequence is MALLSVITAPDPRLKIKCRPVEAVDDSVRRLMDDLLATMYSAPGIGLAAPQVGDDRRVLVLDVARENEPAQPLRIANPEIIWTSAEEILHEEGCLSVPEHYAEVMRPAEVKVRYLDYQNEIRELHAKDLLAVCLQHEMEHLDGVLFIDHLSIVKRDIIVRKLVKLRKAETREPV, encoded by the coding sequence ATGGCACTTCTTTCCGTCATCACGGCTCCCGACCCCAGGCTCAAGATCAAGTGCCGGCCGGTCGAGGCGGTCGACGATTCGGTCCGCCGGCTCATGGACGATTTGCTGGCGACCATGTATTCAGCGCCCGGCATCGGACTTGCCGCACCGCAGGTCGGCGACGACCGCCGCGTGCTGGTGCTGGACGTGGCGCGGGAGAACGAGCCGGCGCAGCCGCTCAGGATCGCCAATCCCGAGATCATCTGGACCTCCGCGGAGGAGATCCTGCATGAGGAGGGCTGCCTCTCCGTGCCCGAGCATTATGCCGAGGTGATGCGGCCGGCCGAGGTCAAGGTGCGCTATCTCGACTATCAGAACGAGATCCGCGAGCTGCATGCCAAGGACCTCTTGGCGGTGTGCCTGCAGCACGAGATGGAGCATCTCGACGGGGTGCTGTTCATCGACCATCTCTCCATCGTCAAGCGCGACATCATCGTGC